The Constrictibacter sp. MBR-5 sequence CGGGCTAGGACCCCCTAGAAATTGTCCTTGCGCTTGCGGATCTCGGCGAAGACGTCGACGGGATCGGCGCCGGGCATGCCGACGGCGGCCTGCAACTCGGGCACGTCGGCGCGCAGGAAGGGGTTGGTGCGCTTCTCCTCGCCGAGCTCGCTGGGGATGGTGCGGCGCTTCTCGGCGCGCAGGGCGTCGATCCGCTTGGCGCGGGCGGCGAGTTCGGCGTTGTCCGGCTCCACCGTGACGGCGAAGCGGGCGTTCGACTGGGTGTACTCGTGGCCGCAATAGATCTTCGCCGAATCCGGCAGCCCCCGCAGCTTCAGCAGCGAATTCCAGAAGCCCTTCGGATTGCCTTCGAACATCCGCCCGCAGCCGAGCGCGAAGAGGGTGTCGCCGGGGAACAGCGCGTCGCTGTCGGGGAACCAGAAGGAGATGTGGCCGGTGGTGTGGCCGGGCGTGTCGAACACCTGGGCCGTCTGCGAGCCGACCGTGTAGGTGTCGCCGTCGCCGACCTGCACGTCGATGCCGGGGATGCGCGCGGCGTCGGCGCGCGGCCCGACGATCGGCACGCCGAACCGCTCCTTCAGTTCCAGGTTGCCGGCCGTGTGGTCGGCGTGATGGTGCGTGTTGAGGATGTGCGTCAGCGTCCAGCCGCGCTTCGACAGCGCGTCCAGCACGGGCTGCGCCTCGGCCGGGTCGACGACCGCGGTGGCGGACGTCGCCGGATCGTGCAGGATGTAGACGTAGTTGTCGCTGAGGGCCGGGACGATCTCGATCTCGAAGCTGGCCATCGCGGGCTCCTGGGTTTGGTCTGACGAGGCTCGGGGCGCTGCCGGAAGGGTGCCAAGGTAACACCCGCAGCCGGCGGGACCAACCCGGACCGGCCGATGAGGACCCATCCATCCGTCGACGGCGCGGGCCGGCGGCCTATCTCCAGGTGGCGATGCATACGGACATCTCCGAGCTCTACGAGTTCTACCGCACCAGCCTCGGCCGCACGGCCCAGCGCATGCTGCGCCGGCGGCTGCGCGCGCTCTGGCCGAACGTCGCCGGCATGACCGTCGTCGGGCTCGGCTACGCCTCGCCCCTGCTGCGGCCGTTCCGCGACGAGGCGGTGCGCTGCATCGCCGCGATGCCGGCCGGCCAGGGCGTCATGCGCTGGCCGGAGGAGGAGCCGAACGCCGCGATGCTGACCGACGAGACGGAGCTGCCGTTTCCCGACCTCTCGGTCGACCGCATGATCCTGGTCCACGCCGTGGAGACGTCCGAGCATCTGCGCCCGATGATGCGCGAGGTCTGGCGCGTCCTGACCGGCAGCGGCCGGGTCGTCGTCGTCGTGCCGAACCGCCGCGGCCTGTGGGCGCGCTTCGACAACAATCCCTTCGGCAGCGGCCGTCCCTACTCCGTATCGCAGCTGCGCCGGCTGATGCGCGATACCCTCTTCACGCCGCTGAACGCCACGTCCGCGCTCTACGTGCCGCCGAGCGGCCGGCGCATGCTGCTGACCGGTGCCGAGGCCTGGGAGAATGTCGGGCTGCGCTGGTTCCCGCGCTTTGGCGCGGTCGTCATGGTGGAGGCGACAAAGCAGGTCTATGCCGCACCGCGCGTCTCCGCGCCCCGGCGGCGGGCCGTCTATGCGCCGCGCCCGCAGGTGGCGCTGCCGCCCGCCGGTGCCGCCAGCAGCGCGCCGGACGGCGGCCGTGGCAGTGCCGTCCCCTCTCCGCTATCGTGCGCGCCGAAAATCGAGCCCCACGGAGACAGGACATGATCGACCTCGGCACCGACCGCATGATCGCCCGCAAGGAAGGCGGCATCGGCTGGATGATCTTCAACGCCCCGGACCGGCGCAACGCCGTATCCTTCGCCATGTGGCAGGCGATCCCGAAGATCCTGAAGGCCTTTTCCGAGGACGACGAGGTCCGGGTGATCGTGATGCGCGGCGAAGGCGGC is a genomic window containing:
- the gloB gene encoding hydroxyacylglutathione hydrolase translates to MASFEIEIVPALSDNYVYILHDPATSATAVVDPAEAQPVLDALSKRGWTLTHILNTHHHADHTAGNLELKERFGVPIVGPRADAARIPGIDVQVGDGDTYTVGSQTAQVFDTPGHTTGHISFWFPDSDALFPGDTLFALGCGRMFEGNPKGFWNSLLKLRGLPDSAKIYCGHEYTQSNARFAVTVEPDNAELAARAKRIDALRAEKRRTIPSELGEEKRTNPFLRADVPELQAAVGMPGADPVDVFAEIRKRKDNF
- a CDS encoding methyltransferase domain-containing protein, whose protein sequence is MHTDISELYEFYRTSLGRTAQRMLRRRLRALWPNVAGMTVVGLGYASPLLRPFRDEAVRCIAAMPAGQGVMRWPEEEPNAAMLTDETELPFPDLSVDRMILVHAVETSEHLRPMMREVWRVLTGSGRVVVVVPNRRGLWARFDNNPFGSGRPYSVSQLRRLMRDTLFTPLNATSALYVPPSGRRMLLTGAEAWENVGLRWFPRFGAVVMVEATKQVYAAPRVSAPRRRAVYAPRPQVALPPAGAASSAPDGGRGSAVPSPLSCAPKIEPHGDRT